TCGAGGCGGCCACGCTGTCCGCGCACAGGTCGCGCCACTCGTGCTTCAGGGCCTCGTGGGACACCCGCAGGCCACAGCGTGGACCAGTGAGGCTCACGGCCCACAGCAGGCCGTCAGAGACCCCTGTGCGCGCCGCCGTGCCCTTGCCCTTCCCGCTGGCCTTGGCCCGCTTCTGCTGCGCCTCCACGGAGCCGCGCGCCGCGATCGGCGCGGCCGCCGTCTTGTGATCCCAGCGGACGGCCAGCTGGTGGCCCCGGATCTCCCCGGTCTCCACATCGACGTCCTCTCCGATCTCCTGAGCCCAGCGCCACACCGTGGAGCGGTTCACTTCCAGGATCAGGGCCAGCAATTCCGCCGGCAGGTGCAGCTCCGCGACGTCCGGCAGGCGGGACAGGCCCCGACTGCGCGCGTTCCCGACCGCACAGAGCACCAGGAGGCCGTACAGCCGCCGGGCACCCGGGCTGATCTCCAGGCCGCGCGTAGCCTGGCCAGCCAGGCGCTCCGCCGTGGCGTGCAGATCCCGGTACGCATCCACCATGAGCGGGCTGGGGCCCGCGATCGCCACGCGCGGATCCGGCCGGGCATCGATCACGCTGGCCGGTGGCGTGAAGACGATGGGGGCCGGGCTTGGCGTGGCCTCCACTTCAGGCGGTACCGTCTCCCCTGCTGAGGGGAACAGGCCGCGCACCTTCTCCAGGAACTTGCGGGTGGCGGTCATTTCGACAGCGCCTTTTCGATCGCTCCGGAGGTGGCCTCGGCGATCGTGGCCATGTACTTCAGCCCCTCCTCGTCGGACACCCCGCACGCTTCGAGGGCCACGCGCAGCGCCTCCGTGGCGGCGCCCTTCATGGCCCGGTCTGCCTGCTGCACGACGTCCAGCTGCTCCGGCGATAACAGCGCCTTCAGGAGGATCCGCTGACGCAGCTCCGTCCGCACGGCCAGCAGCAGCGCCACGCCGCCGGCGGTCAGTGCGGCACTCACAGTCCACTTCCCTTCAGCTGTCGGTCGGCCTTCCGGCGCTGGAAGCGCACCGTGTTCGAAGCGTGACGCACCAGGTGCTGCACCCGCAGGTTCATGGGGTGGCGCTTCGAGATGGTGGCTACCCGGGCGGCCAGCGCGTCGAGCACCTGGACGTCGAGGCGCTGGCCCGCACTGATCGCCTTCGACGGGATCTGGCTCAGTTCCGCACAGTCCGTGGAGACCATGCCGGGCACCTCCGCGAACAGAGAGCCAATGGGGGGAAGTGGAGCGGACGCGTGTGTCATGGGGGGAGTCCTTGTGTGCGGCTAGGCACGCGTTGAAGTGGCATCCCGGTTGGGGAACCCACTGCGCTGCCCACCACGGGCGGAAAACGGGCAAAGGGACGTCGTGGCCGCCGGAAACGTGGCGGTCGCATGGGAGACCAGGGGTGGACGCACCCCGCATGGCCCACTCGGTGGGGGAGTCGGGATGGACGCTCACCAGGGCAGCCGGAGGGGGCTGCCCACTGGTCAGCGGCGGTGGTTCACGAGAACGCTGGGGGGCCGCGCTCCCGTGGTTGGGGGTGCTTGCTCACTCCGGCTCTCCGGAGGGAATGGGAGGGCGCTCCAGGGCGTGGCGGGACGCCTCGCGGATCAGTTCGACGGTGGCCGCGCCGGCCAGGCTGATCTGCATGACCAGCGCGGCCTGCACCAGCAGGCGGGCCAGCGCGGACATGGCCACGCCCAGCAGCGCCCCAATCAGCAGCGCGCCCAGCCACAGGGCCAAGCACGTCCGGCCAGGCGCCGGGTCACCCTTCACAGGGCCACGCCCCAGCGCATGAGCACCTGTGGCGAGAGGTAGCGGCTGTGAGTCCCTACCCAGCCCAGGCGCTGCGTCTGTCCGCAGTGGGTGCAGTGCAGCGAGTACATGGTGTGATTCGCCTGCGCCTCGCCCAGCAGCTCCACTTGCTCGTGCTGGCACAGCGGGCAGCTGGCCAGGGTCATGTCCAGCGTGGGGGCAGCCGGGAGGGTCAATCCGCGGCCTCAACAGCGACGGTCTTGACCTGCTGCGCCTGGCGCGCCACGTGCTGCGCCAGGCGGTCGGCGATCAACGCCTGTGCCTGCTCGGTGGTGCCTCCGCTGGGCAGGCCTTCGATGACCACGCCCGCGAAGTACAGGGGCGGCCGCTCGCGCTTGCGCCCGCTCATGCGGGCACGTCCTGGTCGATGGGGAGCGGCGCGCCCAGGCTCGCCGTCGTCACCAGGGCGTGCAGGCCCTTCACCTCTGCGGCCGTGACGTCGTAGCGCTGGAACTTCAGCACGCGGTACGCGAACCGCAGCACCATCTCCATGCGGCGCACGTCATTGGGTTGCAGCACGACTTCATCCCAGGCGTCCAGGAGTGGCGTCAGCTCAGGTGGCCCGGCGGCCGCCGGCACGTCCGGCACCTGATCCCATTCCAGCGGCCCGGTCATTGGTTCAGCTCCGCGATCAGCGCGTCTGCGTACTCCAGGGCCTTCCCTGCCACCTTCGAGGGGGGCATCTGGAGCGTCTGGCCACCCGCGAGCAGTCCCTGAAGGGCCATAACCGCGATCCACTCCCGCCGGGCGCGCTTGTGCCGCTCGTCAGTGAGATCACGCCCCGCGTCGTCGGCCGTGGGGGTCACAGCGCCACGCGTCCCGCCCAGCTGAGGGCGCTGGTACCGCCGCGAGGCTTGGGGGCAGCCGGGGCCGGCGCTGGAGCTGAAGGCGTGGGGCGGTCGTCACTCTTCATGGGGTGTCTCCTGTGGGGAAGCCATACGCAGGAGCGGGGCAGCATTTTTCTGTAGCAGTTTGTTGCTAATCGATGCATCGTAAAGAGCGTCGATGCTCACCTGTAGCGCCCTCGCTAGAGGTGCAGCGACGTCCAGAGCAGCACTTCTTTGCACGCCGCGCTCGTGTTTCTGTATCGTCGTCAACTTTACGCCAGAGAGGTCTGCAAGCTGTGCCTGAGTGAGGTGACGCCACTCCCGCAGCGGCTTTAACTGCGTCAGGGCGTAGCTCTGCGAAGGCATGCGAGAATCCTAGCCGCTTGGTTCTAGCAAGTCAATGCTATGGCATTTAAGGGTTAGGCACTGCGCAACTCTGTGTATAGCATCAGCGTACTAGCGGGCAGATGCTAGCCACCTCAAACATGGCCAATCCACGAGCACGGGCAAATCAGAAACCTATCCCAGACTGGGCGGAAGCCCTGAGGGTTCGCCGTGTGCAGCTTGGCCTTTCTCAAGAGGATTTGGCAGCGCGGACAGATGACCTCGTTTCACAACGCACAGTCTCCGCACTTGAAACTGGCGCAACTCCCCTCGACAAGATGGCCATAGCGCGAGTGGTCAGCTTAGCCAATGCATTGGACTGGAGCATTAGGCAGATGCAAGACGCTACAGGTATCGATCTCGGCGCAGCAATTCCTACTGAGTGGGTACAGGCGGGTTCGGGCAAGCAAACCCTCACAAGCGTCGCTGATGTCATGCGTGTCCCTGTTATAGGTATGGCCAGCGCCGGCGCGCCGGTCAATGACGAAGAGGACGAACGGATCATCGGCTGGGAGTACCCCACGGCTGACGAATACCGCCCCCACATGCTTGTGCTCCAGGTGGACGGCGAGAGCATGAACAACGGCGATGCGAAGGGAATGCAGCACGGCGATCGGCTCTACATCGATCCACGCGAGCTGGAACTGCACGAGGGCCGCATCTACGTGGTCCACGTCCACGGGAACGGGATCGTGGTCAAGCGGGCGCGAAAGCTGGGCAGCGACTGGTGGCTGTTCAGTGACAACAAAGACTTTGCCCCCACCAAGCCCGACCAGGCCACCATCATCGGCCGCGTGTTCTTCCACCAGCCACGCGGGATGCGGCTGTGACCCTCCCCCCACCCCTGTAGATATGTGAAGGCGGTTCAGGAAACTGTGACGTATAACAAGGCGTATTACAGTGGTAGGGAGGTGGAACCATGCGACGATCCGCCAGAAGGATGTTTGCGCGAGGGGCTCGACTGGGACGACGAAAACCGTACTCACTGCAAGCGGCTAACACCCGAGCAGATAGAGGCAGGGTTGGCCGACGGATACCTGTTTTACGAGTACGACCCTTATCCCGATGAATGCCGGTTCCGCGTCCTCTTCCAACTCGTACCCCACGACACAAGAGTGCTCCGCAGTCACCAGATCGTCTGGCGGCTAATCATCACTACCAGGGGCGGGCGAATGCGGCCTGTATCCGTGATGGAGGAGAAACGACCTCAGGCGCGCGAAGAGTTCCTTCAGCGGCACAGAGACGGTGATATTGAATGACAAGTGAACCAAAAAAAGTAATTCGTAAGCTCACCGAGAATCAGGAGTCAGCGGCGTTTCGTCTGCCGAAAGCCCTTCTCACATGGGTGGATGAGCAGGCAGTTCGGGAGGAAACGTCTCGGACAGCCATTTTTCGCCGAAGTCTCGCCCTGTATCAGCGCATCGCCAAAGGCCAGACTCTTCTCGTACCGGCCAGTTCAAAAACGCAGGATCAGCTAAATGCCCTAGCCAAGACACAGGAGTGCTCATCGGAGTATATCTCAGAGCATCTCCTACGCGAAGCCGTTCAGCAGGCCGCTGCTCAGGTAGGCACAAAATGGACTTTGCGCGTAGCAGGTTCTGTTATGCGTATCACCACGACTAGCCAAGGGAATTCATATCAGGTGTTGCGGCTATCGCCGACGCAGCATTCAGTTCGCCCATGAACGAACTGGCTCGATCTCTATCGATTGAAAAGATTGTCGTAGATGATGTTTTTTGGCAGATCGAAAATATCAATTCGGCACAGCTTATAGATCCTGTAGTGACTCTAGAAATATCTACGACGGTAGAAGATCCGCAACTTGCGCGCGCGCAGTGCGAGTTTGAATTGCGAGACGATTCAAAGTCCTATTTTAAATGCCGAACCCATGTGTATATGCAAAGTAAGGGTGCAGATTTCAACGAGCTCCAGTCGGCACCGGCAACACGCAGGTTTACAGAGGCGCTGTGTATGGAAATGGCGATGGGCCAGGCCAGAAGTCTTCTCATGCACGCGTGCGCTCTTGCAGGACTGGCCCAGCCGCTCCTCCTGAGTGGCGTGGTCTCATCTATGATTGAGCTCGATCCAGGCGGCACCGACGCTTCTCCGCAATACCTTCGTACAGAAGACGAGCTCGACCCGGATAGGACTGACACAAGGTGACTAGCCACCCAGGCAGGTCGAAGTCCTGACCAGCGCGCCAACCCTCCCCCTCCCAGGTTTGCCCGCCGCCATCTATCTCCGCGTCTCCGGGAAGATGCAGGCAGGCTCTGACCGCTACGGCCTGGCCACGCAGGAACACGAGAGCAGGACCTACGCCGCCCGCGCGGGCCTGCGAGTGGCCCGCGTCTACGTGGACGTCATCAGTGGTACCCAGGACGACCGCACAGCCTTCCAGGAGCTGCTGAGGGACGCCCACGGGTACTCGGTGGCCATCCTTGGGGTGCAGGATCGACTGGCCCGTGATGTGGCGCTCTCCTACGCGATGCTGGGCGCGCTTCAGGCCGCAGGGCTGCGCGTTCACAGTGCTGCAGAAGGCCCCCTCGACCTTGAGGATGACACCCACGCCCTGGGCTTCGGGATCCGGGCGGTGATCGCCGACCAGGAGCGCCGGCGGATCAAGGCCAGGATGTATGGCGGGAAGCTGGCCAAGGTGCGCGATCGCGGGCTGCCGGTCGCGCCCATCCGTGCCTACGGGTGGAGGGACGGCGCGCCGGATCCGGAAACATCGGGGCGCGTGGCCTGGATCTTCGAGCAGCTGGAGACACGTGGCCTGAACGCAGTCATGCAGGAGCTGGAAGCCCGTGGGGTGCCCTCCCCTACCGGGCGGCCGCGCTGGACGCGCACGGCCATCCTGAAGATGATCCGGAATCCCCTCTACCGTGGGGAGTATGGGTATGGCCGCAAGGGCGAGCGGCTGACGCTGCCCGTGCAGGCCCTGGTCACGCCGGAGCAGTGGCAGCGCAGCAATGCGGCGCTGAGCGGCCGCTACAAGCAGCAGCGCCGCGCTGGCACCCTGACGCACCTGTACGAATTGCAGGGCGTGACCCGGTGTGGCGAGTGCGGGAGCGCCATGAGTGGCCACAGCCCCACGCCTCGCGGCGGAGATGAGCTACGTCGGCGGCGCTACTACCACTGCCGGGGCACGCTCCAAGTGCAGGGCGCGCGATGCGACCACCGCACCTACTACCCAGTGAGCGACCTGCACCAGGTCGTGGCGGAGGGCCTAGCCAGCCTGATCCAGGATCCGCAGCTGCTGCGCCTGGCCCTGGCCCGTGGCGCGCAGACGGTGGCCACGCTCGACGTCGGCCATGGCCGTACCGATCACGCTCGGCTAGACGCGGAGTGGGAACGCTGGAAGGGCGCGCTGCGCGCCGGGGCGATCACGCCGGAGGAACTGGCCGTGGAGCGCCGCCGCATCGATGCGGCGCGGGCGTCGCTCACCGAGGAACAGCCACAGGCACTCCAGGTGGATCCGCACGCCTGGCTGGCCAGGGCTGAGGCCAGCGTGGCCACCCTGCCGATTGGGGAAGCGCTGCGGGCAGCGCGCGTGACGGTTCTGGTGTTCCGGACTGGCGCGGTACAATTCAGCATTCAGCCCTGAACGGGTGTGTGGGCCGCAGAATCCATCTGTCAGGCCTGAGGAGAGTGGTTCATACGAGATGTCACTTAATCACCTACGGGTGCCAGATGAACGAGTACGACACGCACCTGGTGCAGAGCCAGCTGGTGTCGCTGGGCGCGGACATCGTGTCCAGCGTGGACGAGGCGGACGTGGTGCTGGTCAACACCTGCGCCGTGCGGGGCAAGCCGGTCGAGAAGGTGCGGTCGCTGCTGGGCGACCTGCGGAAGATCAAGGCGCGGCGACCGCTGGTGATCGGCATGATGGGCTGCCTGGCTCAACTGGACGAGGGGCAGCAGATCGCGCGGGCCTTCGGCGTGGACATTCTGCTGGGGCCGGGCAGTCTGCTGGACATCGGCAAGGCGCTGGAGGGCAACGAGCGCTTCTGGGCCCTGCACTTCCGGGATGACCTGCACGCGCACGTGCCGCCGCCACCGCAGGGCACACTCCAGGCGCACCTCACGATCATGCGCGGCTGCGACCACCACTGCACGTACTGCATCGTGCCCACCACGCGCGGCCCGCAGGTGAGCCGCTCGCCGGACGACATCCTGCGGGAACTGGACGGCATGCTGGCCGCCGGAGTGCAGGAGGTCACGCTGCTCGGGCAGAACGTGAACGCGTACGGCGTGGATCAGGGTGCCCGGCTGGCCGGGTATCCGTCCTTCGCGCAGCTGTTGAGGCAGGTGGGGCGCAGTGGCGTGCGGCGCGTGAAGTTCACGACGAGCCACCCCATGAACTTTACCGAGGACGTGGCCGCCGCGATGGCCGACACGCCCGCGATCTGCGAGTTCATTCACCTGCCGGTGCAGAGTGGAAGTGACCGTGTGCTCCGGCGCATGGCCCGCGAGTACACCCGCGAGCAGTACCTGAAGCATGTGGCCGATATCCGTCGGCACCTGCCTCACGCGGTCATGGCGACGGATATCATCGTGGGCTTTCCCGGCGAGACTGAGCAGGATTTCCAGGACACCCTCGACCTGTACGACGAGGTCGGGTTCGACAGCGCGTACATGTTCATCTATTCACCCCGGCCCGGTACGCCCAGCTACACCCATTTCAGCGACCTGCCCCGCGACGTGAAGACCGAACGCCTGGGCCGGCTGGTCGCCCGCCAGAAGGACTGGAGTGCCCGCAAGAACGCAGCGAAGGTCGGCACCGTGCAGGAGGTGCTGCTGCGCGGCGCCGCACACGACAGCGGTTTCCTGGAGGGCCACACGCGCGGCAGCCATCCGACAGTGGTTCCGCGTGCCGCCGGTGCGGACGGCCCCGGCATCTACCCGGTACGCATCGACCACGCCACGCCGCACGTGCTCTACGGCCGGGTATTGGATGCCCAGGGCCAGGAGCGGCCGCTCCTGAACTTTCCTGAGGCCGGACAACAACGGCCCGAGGCCGCCGCGCTGGTCAGCCCGCTCCCGATGGCCTGAACGGCCCAGATTCCCCTACCGTCACGGCACCTGGAACTGAATGCCGGGGGCGGCCACATGGAGCGTCCGGTAGTCTCCCGTCGCCTTGCCACCGGGCGCCACCTTCACCCGCACCACGGCCGAGGGCTGGAGGGTATGCGAGCCGGTCGGCAGGTTCAGGATCACCGCTGCAGTGAGCGTTCCCCCCACCGGCCACGGCTGCGGCGGGAACTTCAGCGTCGAGCAGGTTTCCAGCTGCTGCGCCATCGCCGACGCGCCCACACCGCTGCCAGGCTCGGTCACCTGCACCTCGAAGGGGCGTGGACAGGTGTTTTCCAGCTCCAGGGGGTAAGGCCCGGCGTTGGTCAGAGTCACGCTCAGCAGACTGCCCGTGAAGGTCGTCTGCGGCACCACGCGCGACTCGGGGGTCGTGACCGTCGGCGCGCACGCACCCAGCAGGCCCATCATCAACACGGCTTTCAGCGAACGCACACCGAAGCTTACCCACGCGAACATGAAAAAGCTCAGCGTGCCGATGGGCACTGCGAACGGGTGCCCTCACGTTTTCTCAAGGTGTCATCACGATCCCATCAGCTGGAAAGGTAACAGTGGGAACCATGATGAAACTTGCGCTCGGACTTGTCGCCGCCACCGCCCTCCTCGCCAGCTGCGGCTCCAGCGGCGGCAACAGTGAAGCGCAGGGAAGAATCGTCGATGTGACCACCGAGTACACCACCAGCACCAACCCCACCACCCAGTACGCCGGGTGCGACAACATCAGCAACGCCAGTGCGGGCCGCAGCGGCTCCACGCAGGTGAAGGTCGAGTTCGCGGCGGCGGGCAGCATCCAGTCCATCGATGTCAGTCTGGCCGGAACGACGAACAACACCGCCGATCCTAACTTCACCACCAATATCCCCGCGGCGAATCTGAAAAAGAACAGCGCAGGTAACTATCAGGTGCTGTTCGACGCCAACTCCACTACCGGCAAACTCCTCCCGGCCAGCATCGTGGTCGAACCCGCAGAGCAGCCGGTGAAAGCTGTCACGACCAGCAACCCGGTCGGCTCCTTCTACGCCCTGGTGAAGGTGAACACCGCGACCTCAAGCTTCACACTGACCAGCGCAAGCTTGCGCAAGATACCGGTCTACTCGAACTGCACCATCCAGACTGCGCAGCCCCTCTCAAAATAATCGGGTGACTCCAATCGGGCCAGCCTCAGCGCTGGCCCGCTACGTTGGCCTTGCCCTCAGGTTCTCTCAAGGCGGCATCACACGCACGTCAGGTTAGGCAGGCAGAGTGAGGGTCATGAAAAAACAGGTTGTGGCGGCAGTGGGCATGATGGGTCTGACGGGCGTCCTCGCGAGTTGCGGCACCACAGCCGTCGTAGTGACCGATCCGGTACGGAACGTTCAGATTCTGGAGTACACCAGCCAATATGTGCTCCCCACGGCCTACACGGACACGAACACCGGCACGCAGTACCCGGCGGGGAGCCCCGTCATTTGTGACAACTTCTCGACTGCACTGTCAGCCACCCTCGACTGGGACGGGGATGCCGCACGCTTCGCCTTCCAGCTCGAAGGCAGCAAGGGTGGGAAGGCCACCGTCTTGACGGGCACTTCCGCCAGTGGGAATGGCTACTCGGGAAATCCAACCACCTTCCAGATCACGGTCGGTGCCGGCGTCGCTCCCTTGAAGGTGAATGCAGCCGCGCTTGGCGCTCAAGGCATTGTTGTCGATCCAGTGAACACGTTCACAGTCAGGGGAGTGACTTTCCTCAACATCCAGGGGCAGAGTCGCGACGGGTCGGTGAGCAACGTGGCCCAGAGCGTCAACGGTATCCCGGTGGCCGACTGCACGAATTGAGATTCACCCGTCACGCCGCCCCGGACTGGCTGGGGCGGCGTTCTTCATCGCCTACCCTTCCCGGATCAGGGGATGCAGATCGCCCACACTGACCAGCCCCAGCCAATGCAGGGCGCGGCTGGCCGACACGTACAGCAGGCGGCGTTCGTACTCGGTACTCTCGTCGTAGGTATCCGCATTCGCGCTGGCGACGATGGCGGCGCTGAATTCCAGACCCTTGGCGAGGTTCACGGGCAGGATCACGAGGCCGCCGACGTAGCGGTGCTCCTGGGTGGTGATGGGCTGGGCGTCCGTGTCGTGGTCGCGCAGGGCGGCGCTCAGGCGGTCGGCGTCCACGCCGCGTCGGGTGACGATGGCGATATTCATGTGACCGGCGTTCCGGGCGTCCTTCACGGCCTGGGCGAGCAGGGTGAGTTCGGCGGTTTCGCTGGCGAGGGCTGTGTAGCGCTGGACTTCGGCCCCGTCGCGGTCGACGCCCTGCACCTGGGCAGCGCGGTTGTAGGTCGCGGCGATCCGCGCGCCGAGCTGGGTGATCTGCCGGGTCGAGCGGTAGGTGCGGTTCAGGGTGAGCACCTGCGCGCCGGGAAGCTGTGCCTGGACGGCCTCCCACGAACTTGGGCCTTTGTAGCCGTGCATGCCCTGGTTCAGGTCCCCCAGGGCGGTCAGGTGGCCGGGGCGGGTGGCGCGGGCCAGCAGCGCGTACAGGAGCGGGCTGTAATCCTGCGCCTCGTCGAGCACCACGTGGTCGAAGACTTCCAGCGTGCGCCCCACGCTGCGCCCGATGCCCCCCATGAAGGCCTGCATGGTGAGCATCAGGGGGATCTCGGTGACGTCGGCGTAGGCGCGGCGAGGGGTGGGAATCCCACTCAGGGGATCGGTCTGGAGCAGGGCGATCTCGCGTTCGGTGAGCAGGCCACTGACCGCGAGGGCCTCGGGGCTGGCGAGCAGCCGCCGCGTTTCCGTGACGGGCGTAGTGCTGGCGAACACCCGCCCCAGAATGGCCTGGATGCCGGTCGCCAGCTGGCGCAGCACGGTCGCTTCTGCATCCTCGGGAACATTCAGGCGCTGCAACGCTTCGGCCTCGATAAGCCGCTTCAGTCCGGCGCGGTAACCGTCCAGCGGATCGGCCGCGAAGACGTCGCGCAGCAGGCCTGCCAGATCGGCCTCCGAGAGGGTCAGTTGAACCAGGTCGCGGCCAGGAATCTCGACCGACTCGCTGAGCTGGCGTCCCGTGATGCCCGCGTTGAAGCGCGCCCACAGGTGCGTGCGCACCACGTCCAGCATCCGCGCGTCGCCCAGCAGTTTCGCGCGCCGCCACGCCAGCGCCCGGCGGGTGTTGTCCCGATCGGTCAGCAGCAGCGTCAACGTACGATCGGTGACCTCCAGCTTCTCCAGTCCGAGCAGCCCGACCGCCCACGTCTCGGGCGTGGTGACATTCACGCCGCCCAGTCCCAGTTCCGGCAGGATGCGCCCGGCGTACGCGGCGAGCACCTTGTTCGGCATGAGCACCATGCTCGCCTCCGGGCGGATCTGGTGCACGCCCCGGTCGGTGTTCGTCAACCACGACAGCCGGTGGAAGCCGATGGTGGTCTTGCCGCTGCCCGCCGCGCCCTGGATGATCACGGGCACCCCGACCGGAGCGCGCATGGCCTCGTTCTGCTCGGGCTGGAGCGTTTCCACCACGTCGCGCATTCCGGCCGTGCTGCCTTCCTCCAGCCGGCGCAGCAGGACTTCCTCACGGCCGCCGGTGTCGCCCCCCGTGTCCTCGTCGTACAGGTCGGTCACGCGCAGCAGCTGCTTTTGCGTGATGTCCAGCTGCCTTCGTCGGCGGATCACGCCCTGACCGCCCTTGCGCGGCGTCCAGCCCAGCACGTCCGAGTAGAACAGGCTCCCGACCTCCGAGTCCCAGGACACCACCGAGTGCGGGCCCTTTACGTCGCGGAAGGCGTGCCGGCCGATGTACAGCGTCTGCTCGCGCCCGCCGACCCGCACCCTCAGCGAGCCGAAGTAGGGTTCCTTGACATGCGGGGACAGCATCGCCGCGTGCTCCCCGGCCTCGTCGCCCAGAATGATGCTGGTCTCCAGGTCGGCGCCCATCAGGTTGTCACGGTCTTCCCAGAACTCGATCTGGCGCAGCATGGCCGCGACCGTGCCGTCCAGGTGATCACTTTCCAGTTCGAAGTCAGGGTGGGGCGTATACGCGGGCAGACGGACAGGAGAACGCGACGACATCCGGCACAGGATAGACGGCCTGGGCACAGTTGTCCGTTCACCCGCCATGGTCGGCGCGTTCAGTTCGTGGTAGCGGAGATCAGACTC
The Deinococcus sp. KSM4-11 DNA segment above includes these coding regions:
- a CDS encoding helix-turn-helix transcriptional regulator — encoded protein: MPSQSYALTQLKPLREWRHLTQAQLADLSGVKLTTIQKHERGVQRSAALDVAAPLARALQVSIDALYDASISNKLLQKNAAPLLRMASPQETPHEE
- a CDS encoding LexA family transcriptional regulator codes for the protein MANPRARANQKPIPDWAEALRVRRVQLGLSQEDLAARTDDLVSQRTVSALETGATPLDKMAIARVVSLANALDWSIRQMQDATGIDLGAAIPTEWVQAGSGKQTLTSVADVMRVPVIGMASAGAPVNDEEDERIIGWEYPTADEYRPHMLVLQVDGESMNNGDAKGMQHGDRLYIDPRELELHEGRIYVVHVHGNGIVVKRARKLGSDWWLFSDNKDFAPTKPDQATIIGRVFFHQPRGMRL
- a CDS encoding recombinase family protein yields the protein MPAAIYLRVSGKMQAGSDRYGLATQEHESRTYAARAGLRVARVYVDVISGTQDDRTAFQELLRDAHGYSVAILGVQDRLARDVALSYAMLGALQAAGLRVHSAAEGPLDLEDDTHALGFGIRAVIADQERRRIKARMYGGKLAKVRDRGLPVAPIRAYGWRDGAPDPETSGRVAWIFEQLETRGLNAVMQELEARGVPSPTGRPRWTRTAILKMIRNPLYRGEYGYGRKGERLTLPVQALVTPEQWQRSNAALSGRYKQQRRAGTLTHLYELQGVTRCGECGSAMSGHSPTPRGGDELRRRRYYHCRGTLQVQGARCDHRTYYPVSDLHQVVAEGLASLIQDPQLLRLALARGAQTVATLDVGHGRTDHARLDAEWERWKGALRAGAITPEELAVERRRIDAARASLTEEQPQALQVDPHAWLARAEASVATLPIGEALRAARVTVLVFRTGAVQFSIQP
- the miaB gene encoding tRNA (N6-isopentenyl adenosine(37)-C2)-methylthiotransferase MiaB, with translation MVHTRCHLITYGCQMNEYDTHLVQSQLVSLGADIVSSVDEADVVLVNTCAVRGKPVEKVRSLLGDLRKIKARRPLVIGMMGCLAQLDEGQQIARAFGVDILLGPGSLLDIGKALEGNERFWALHFRDDLHAHVPPPPQGTLQAHLTIMRGCDHHCTYCIVPTTRGPQVSRSPDDILRELDGMLAAGVQEVTLLGQNVNAYGVDQGARLAGYPSFAQLLRQVGRSGVRRVKFTTSHPMNFTEDVAAAMADTPAICEFIHLPVQSGSDRVLRRMAREYTREQYLKHVADIRRHLPHAVMATDIIVGFPGETEQDFQDTLDLYDEVGFDSAYMFIYSPRPGTPSYTHFSDLPRDVKTERLGRLVARQKDWSARKNAAKVGTVQEVLLRGAAHDSGFLEGHTRGSHPTVVPRAAGADGPGIYPVRIDHATPHVLYGRVLDAQGQERPLLNFPEAGQQRPEAAALVSPLPMA
- a CDS encoding ATP-binding domain-containing protein, producing the protein MSSRSPVRLPAYTPHPDFELESDHLDGTVAAMLRQIEFWEDRDNLMGADLETSIILGDEAGEHAAMLSPHVKEPYFGSLRVRVGGREQTLYIGRHAFRDVKGPHSVVSWDSEVGSLFYSDVLGWTPRKGGQGVIRRRRQLDITQKQLLRVTDLYDEDTGGDTGGREEVLLRRLEEGSTAGMRDVVETLQPEQNEAMRAPVGVPVIIQGAAGSGKTTIGFHRLSWLTNTDRGVHQIRPEASMVLMPNKVLAAYAGRILPELGLGGVNVTTPETWAVGLLGLEKLEVTDRTLTLLLTDRDNTRRALAWRRAKLLGDARMLDVVRTHLWARFNAGITGRQLSESVEIPGRDLVQLTLSEADLAGLLRDVFAADPLDGYRAGLKRLIEAEALQRLNVPEDAEATVLRQLATGIQAILGRVFASTTPVTETRRLLASPEALAVSGLLTEREIALLQTDPLSGIPTPRRAYADVTEIPLMLTMQAFMGGIGRSVGRTLEVFDHVVLDEAQDYSPLLYALLARATRPGHLTALGDLNQGMHGYKGPSSWEAVQAQLPGAQVLTLNRTYRSTRQITQLGARIAATYNRAAQVQGVDRDGAEVQRYTALASETAELTLLAQAVKDARNAGHMNIAIVTRRGVDADRLSAALRDHDTDAQPITTQEHRYVGGLVILPVNLAKGLEFSAAIVASANADTYDESTEYERRLLYVSASRALHWLGLVSVGDLHPLIREG